One segment of Thermosinus carboxydivorans Nor1 DNA contains the following:
- a CDS encoding single-stranded DNA-binding protein → MNIAIFCGQLADDPEVRYTATGKAVTTFTLIIDREGQGKDYIPVVTWERLAESCGNRLSKGQTVAVTGRISYQRYTDQTGQRRTSCEVVASNVEFGGITNNYVNPF, encoded by the coding sequence AATCTTTTGCGGCCAATTGGCCGATGACCCGGAAGTAAGATACACGGCAACAGGCAAGGCCGTTACCACCTTTACGCTTATAATCGACAGGGAAGGGCAGGGGAAGGATTATATCCCTGTCGTCACATGGGAGAGGCTTGCAGAATCGTGTGGCAATCGCCTATCCAAAGGCCAGACTGTGGCCGTAACAGGACGTATATCGTATCAACGGTATACCGACCAAACCGGGCAGCGCAGGACGTCGTGCGAAGTAGTGGCGTCCAATGTCGAGTTTGGCGGCATCACGAACAATTACGTCAATCCGTTTTGA